In one window of Haloimpatiens sp. FM7315 DNA:
- the rimM gene encoding ribosome maturation factor RimM (Essential for efficient processing of 16S rRNA) produces the protein MVEYFKVGQIINTHGIQGEIKVNPLTDDINRFKNLKRVLLDGQERAITSVKFQKDKVILKIEGINSMDDAMRCKGKYLEINRKDAVPLEENSYFISDLLNCKVFDTEGVEIGKMYDVIKTGNNDVYWIKGDKEVLVPALKNVVVNVDMDNLKIIIKPIREWQE, from the coding sequence ATGGTAGAATATTTTAAAGTTGGACAAATAATAAATACTCATGGTATTCAGGGAGAAATTAAAGTTAACCCACTAACCGATGACATAAATAGATTTAAAAATCTTAAGAGAGTTTTATTGGATGGACAAGAAAGAGCAATTACATCTGTAAAATTTCAAAAAGATAAGGTTATTTTAAAAATAGAAGGAATAAATTCAATGGATGATGCCATGAGATGTAAAGGCAAATATTTGGAAATAAATAGGAAGGATGCCGTTCCACTAGAAGAAAACTCCTATTTTATTTCTGATTTACTTAATTGCAAGGTTTTTGATACAGAGGGTGTTGAAATAGGAAAAATGTACGATGTAATTAAAACGGGTAATAATGACGTGTATTGGATTAAGGGAGACAAGGAAGTATTAGTGCCTGCTTTAAAAAATGTAGTAGTTAATGTTGATATGGATAATTTAAAAATAATTATAAAGCCAATTAGGGAATGGC
- the rpsP gene encoding 30S ribosomal protein S16 encodes MAVKIRLRRMGAKKAPFYRVVVADSRCPRDGRFIDEIGYYNPTTEPITVKIDEEKAVKWVNNGAQPSDTVKKLFNVTGINEKITK; translated from the coding sequence ATGGCAGTTAAAATAAGATTAAGAAGAATGGGTGCTAAAAAAGCTCCTTTCTACAGAGTTGTTGTTGCAGATTCTAGATGTCCAAGAGATGGAAGATTCATCGATGAAATAGGATATTACAACCCAACAACAGAACCAATCACTGTAAAGATTGATGAAGAGAAAGCAGTTAAATGGGTTAACAATGGTGCACAACCATCTGATACAGTTAAAAAACTATTTAATGTTACTGGTATCAACGAAAAAATTACAAAGTAA
- the ffh gene encoding signal recognition particle protein yields MAFEGLASKLQETLKKLKGKGKLSEKDIKEAMREVKLALLEADVNYKIVKDFVKKVSDKSLGKEVMESLTPAQQVVKIVNEELTNLMGKTETKINYSTNGLTVIMLVGLQGAGKTTMAGKLALQVKKKNKKPLLVACDVYRPAAIKQLQVVGNSIDIPVFTMGDKVNPLDIAKASIEHAKSNGNNVVIIDTAGRLHIDEELMGELQNIKSSVNPNEILLVVDSMTGQDAVNVAESFNEKLDVSGVVLTKLDGDTRGGAALSIKAITGKSIKFVGIGEKMNEIEVFHPDRMASRILGMGDVLSLIEKAQQSIDEKKAEEIGNRMLSNEFNFEDFLEAMKQMKKMGPIAKVMEMMPGFNSNQLKGINLEQSEKDMGKVEAIINSMTKKERKNPTLITSSSSRKKRIAKGSGTGIQEVNKLLKQFEMSKKMMKQMKNMQKGFKKGLFGKLPF; encoded by the coding sequence ATGGCATTTGAAGGTTTAGCTTCTAAATTACAAGAAACATTAAAAAAGTTAAAAGGTAAGGGAAAGCTTTCTGAAAAAGATATTAAGGAAGCTATGAGAGAAGTAAAACTTGCATTGCTAGAGGCAGATGTTAATTATAAGATAGTTAAAGACTTTGTAAAGAAGGTAAGCGATAAGAGTCTTGGAAAAGAAGTAATGGAAAGTTTGACTCCAGCTCAGCAAGTTGTAAAAATAGTTAATGAAGAGTTAACTAATTTGATGGGAAAAACTGAAACTAAAATAAACTACTCAACTAATGGACTTACTGTAATCATGCTTGTTGGTCTTCAAGGTGCTGGTAAAACTACTATGGCAGGAAAATTAGCACTTCAGGTAAAAAAGAAAAACAAGAAACCTTTATTGGTAGCTTGTGATGTGTACAGACCAGCAGCTATTAAACAGCTTCAAGTTGTAGGAAATTCTATAGATATACCTGTATTTACCATGGGCGATAAGGTTAATCCTTTGGATATTGCAAAGGCATCTATTGAACATGCTAAGAGTAATGGAAATAATGTGGTTATCATTGATACAGCAGGACGACTACACATAGATGAAGAACTAATGGGGGAATTGCAAAATATAAAGAGTAGTGTTAATCCAAATGAAATTCTTCTAGTAGTAGATTCTATGACAGGCCAAGATGCTGTAAATGTGGCTGAAAGTTTTAACGAAAAACTTGATGTATCAGGAGTTGTGCTAACTAAACTAGATGGAGACACTAGGGGAGGCGCTGCACTTTCTATTAAAGCTATTACAGGAAAATCTATTAAATTTGTAGGTATAGGTGAAAAAATGAATGAAATCGAAGTTTTTCACCCGGACAGAATGGCTTCTAGAATCTTAGGCATGGGAGATGTTTTGTCTCTTATTGAAAAGGCACAACAGTCTATAGATGAAAAGAAAGCTGAAGAAATTGGAAACAGAATGCTTAGCAACGAGTTCAATTTTGAAGACTTTTTAGAGGCCATGAAGCAAATGAAAAAGATGGGACCAATTGCAAAAGTTATGGAAATGATGCCAGGTTTTAACTCTAATCAGCTTAAGGGAATTAATTTAGAACAAAGTGAAAAAGATATGGGCAAAGTAGAGGCTATTATAAATTCTATGACTAAAAAAGAAAGAAAAAATCCTACTTTGATTACTTCCTCTTCTTCTAGAAAGAAGAGAATTGCTAAGGGTTCTGGAACAGGAATTCAAGAAGTAAATAAACTATTGAAACAGTTTGAAATGAGTAAAAAGATGATGAAGCAGATGAAAAACATGCAAAAGGGATTTAAAAAAGGATTATTTGGAAAGTTACCTTTCTAA
- the ftsY gene encoding signal recognition particle-docking protein FtsY, with protein MFGGFFNKLKEGLAKTRDGLSNKVGDMLNLAVTIDEDLYENLEEILITADIGVDTTLKIMETLKEKVKNERIKDPALIKPCLKEILKDMLVGKISLENEEYPKVILIIGVNGVGKTTSIGKISNNFKKEGKKVLIAAADTFRAAAIDQLEIWGRRAGVDIIKHQEGSDPAAVVFDAVQAAKARNAEVLICDTAGRLHNKKNLMNELEKINRIIEKEFTVGNKETLLVIDATTGQNGVQQAKLFTEVCNIDGIILTKLDGTAKGGVVISIKDVLNIPVKYIGVGEGIDDLQPFNAEEFVEALF; from the coding sequence ATGTTTGGAGGATTTTTTAATAAGTTAAAAGAGGGTTTAGCAAAAACTAGAGATGGACTTAGCAATAAAGTAGGGGATATGTTAAACCTAGCTGTAACAATTGATGAAGATCTATATGAAAATTTGGAAGAAATTCTGATAACTGCAGACATAGGTGTAGATACTACTTTAAAGATAATGGAGACATTAAAAGAAAAGGTTAAGAATGAAAGAATTAAAGATCCTGCTTTAATAAAACCTTGTTTGAAAGAAATATTAAAAGATATGTTGGTTGGTAAAATTTCTTTAGAAAATGAAGAGTATCCTAAAGTTATTTTAATTATAGGTGTGAATGGAGTTGGTAAAACAACTTCTATTGGTAAAATATCGAATAATTTTAAAAAAGAAGGGAAAAAAGTACTTATAGCGGCAGCGGACACTTTTAGAGCAGCGGCTATAGATCAATTAGAAATTTGGGGAAGGAGAGCGGGAGTAGATATAATAAAACATCAAGAGGGATCAGATCCTGCGGCAGTAGTTTTCGATGCGGTTCAAGCAGCCAAAGCTAGAAATGCTGAGGTTTTAATTTGTGATACTGCAGGAAGACTTCACAATAAGAAAAATTTAATGAATGAATTAGAAAAAATCAACAGAATAATAGAAAAAGAATTTACTGTGGGAAATAAAGAAACTTTACTGGTAATTGATGCAACTACTGGACAAAATGGGGTTCAGCAAGCAAAATTGTTTACAGAAGTGTGTAATATAGATGGAATAATACTTACTAAATTAGATGGGACTGCTAAAGGCGGGGTTGTAATTTCAATTAAAGATGTGCTTAATATACCTGTAAAATATATTGGAGTAGGTGAAGGCATAGATGACTTGCAACCTTTCAATGCTGAAGAATTTGTTGAAGCATTATTTTAA